TGGTACGGCAACCGCATGTCGCCCGAATATCACGGGCGCAGCATGGAGCAGGTCGCGGAGGTTTTCAGGCAGGCTGGGTTGATGTCAAAATTTTGGTATACATAAAGGAAAATAAAATGAGAATCCTTGTCTTATCCGATGTTCATGGAAACTGCCTGGCGCTCGAAACCGTATTGGCGGATGCAAAAAGGAAAGACTTTGATCATATCGTCTGCAATGGCGATATGGTTCAAGGCGGAGCGCAGCCACATGAAACCGTCCAACTTTTGCGCGAACTGAAATGCCCCATCGTGATGGGGAATTCTGATGCATGGCTGCTGACCGGGGTCGAGACAGATGCGCATTTGATCTCAGAAGAACGCCGGAAGAAATTGAACATCGTCCGCGAGTGGTCGTTGAGCAAACTGAGCAAGGAGGACTATGCATTCATCGACGCATTTCAACCAACGGTCACTGCCGATTTGGAAAACGGCAAGAGCCTGCTCGCTTTCCACGGCTCACCTGCATCGTTCGACCAGATCCTCCTGCCATCCACTCCTGAGGATGAGTTCCAGGAAACTCTCAAACCGCACGCTGACCATATTCTCACCGGCGGACATGTCCATCTCCAATATACCCGCCGCCTGCGGGACAGCCGGAACTTTTACTTCAACCCGGGCAGTGTCGGCGTGGCATACAATCACGAACAGATCAGTGAGCAAAAATTGCTCGATCCCTGGGCAGAATATGCCATTCTTACCTTTGAAAAATCGATTACCCAGCTTGAGTTCATCCGGGTCAATTTGGATATGGAAAAGATGGCTGACATTTACCAAATGAGTGACAGACCGTTCGCAAATGAAGCGATGGGGCAATACACATCTTAACCTCAAAGTTTTTGAATCTTCATGGCGCTTGTTATTTTTGATTTTGACGGTGTTCTTGCGGACACACTTGACGACCTGATACGATTCGGGCAGGAGGCTTGCAATCAATTGGGTGTAAATCATTTTGTCACCAAAGATGACCTGAGCCATCTCGAAGTGATGTCATTTGATACCTTCGGACGGGCTTGTGATGTACCTGAGCATCTTCTGGACGAATTCGTTAAAATCAGCCTGAACCTGTTCGCAGAAATAGAATCTCCGCCCGCTATCTTTGACGGATTGAATGATGTAATCCGTCATCTTTCAACCAGCCATAAACTCGCCATCGTGACGACAAATACAGCACAGAACGTCCGCGCCTTTCTCACCCACCACGGATTGGACAGTCTCGTCCATGCCGTTTACGGTGTGGACACGCCCGGCTCGAAGGCGCAGAAAATATCACTGGCGCGGAAGCGGTTTATGGAGGAATCCGTTTTCATGATCGGCGACTCGCTGAGCGACGTCCGCGCCGCGAAAGAAGTGGGAGTAGTCAGCGTTGCCGTCACTTGGGGACATCAGAGTTTGGAGATGTTACAAATGGGAGAGCCGGATTATGTGGTGAATCTTCCGCATGAGTTAATTCAAACAATTGAACTATTCAACAACATTAGTAATGAATAAAAAAAGGAAGTTCAGGACACGGAAAAAACGGATTTCACAGATTATCACGGAAAAAATTTTAAAAAATCCGTGAGAAGCCGTGCATTCCGTGTAATCCGTGTACAGGGTTTTCTATCCGTGATTCAAGTTAAAATAACAAGATAGCTTTTGCAAGCCCTCACCCGCTACAATCCTCTTACTTACTCAGGAAAAAAAATGACAACTCCTCAACCTTCCCCTACTTTACTTAAACCCGTCAAGCCGGTTGGCATTGTCGGTTATGGCGCGTATGTGCCGCGTTACCGTCTGCCCGCAAAAGAAGTCGCCCGCGTATGGACGGGCAAGACGGGCGGACTCCCCATCAAGGAGAAAGCCGTCCCCGGGCTGGATGAAGACGTGATCACGATGTCTATTGAGGCGGCGCGGAATGCAATGATGCGCGCTCAAATCGACCCGACCGAACTTCGTGCCGTGTGGGTCGGCTCGGAGTCGCATCCGTATGCGGTCAAGCCAACCTCCACGCTCGTGGCTGAAGCCATTGGAGCCGTCCCGAACACCCAAGCCGCAGACTGGGAATTCGCCTGCAAGGCTGGCACAGAGGCGCTCGTCGCTGCGATGGGTTTGGTCGGCTCGGGCATGGGTCACTACGCCATGGCAATCGGCATGGATACGGCGCAAGGCAAACCCGGCGACGCGCTCGAATATACCGCTGGCGCGGGCGGTGGCGCGTATATTGTCGGTCCCGCCGAAGAGTCGCTGGCGGTCATCAATGCTTCGTATTCCTACGTCACCGATACGCCCGACTTCTGGCGGCGCGAATATCAGAAATATCCAGAACACGGCATGCGCTTCACCGGCGAACCCGCCTACTTCAAGCACATCACCGAAGCCGCAACGCATCTCATGGAAGCGGCTGGCACCACCGCCAAACATTACAAGTGGGCGGTCTTCCACCAGCCGAATACAAAGTTTCCGCAGCGTGTTGCGGGTCAACTCGGTTTCTCGATGGATCAGATCGAACCCGGTCTGCTCGTGCCGATCATTGGAAACACATACGCAGGCGCAGCAATGATCGGTTTGACTGCGACTCTCGACATCGCCCAGCCCGGTGAGCGGATTCTTGTCGTCTCTTTCGGCTCCGGAGCCGGGTCCGACGCCTTCGACATTACCGTCACTGATAAAGTCTCTGCCAGACAAAACCTCGCCACGAAGACTCAGGAATATATCAAGCGTCGCACGGAGATCGATTATGCAACGTATGTGCGCTTCCGCGGTAAATTGGCGATGAAGTAGAAAATTCAGTGAATAGGTCATAGAGAATAGTAAAACCAACTATTCACCATTCACTATTCCCTATGACACAATCAGGAAACTATACATGACAGACGTCGTTATTGCAGGAATAGGACAAACCGAAGTCGGCGAGCATTGGGATATTGGTCTGCGCGACCTCGCCTACGCCGCCATCCATGACGCCATTCAAGATGCGGGCGGACTCAAGCCTCAGTCGCTGTTCGTGGGCAATATGCTCGCGCCGAACCTTTCTCGGCAGGCGCACGTCGCTGTGCTGGTTGCGGATTTTGCCGGGCTGAACGGCATCGAAGCTGTGACCGTCGAAGCGGCGGGCGCTTCGGGCGGAGCGGCACTGCGTCAGGGCTATCTCGCCGTCGCAAGCGGTTTCGTGGATGTCGCTCTGGTTGTGGGTGTAGAGAAATTTACAGACAAGGTCGGCGCGGGCGTGGATGAAGCCCTCGCCACCACCGGCGATGCGGATTTCGAAGCCGTGCAGGGCGTGACTCCTGCCGCACAAGCCGCACTCTTGATGAAGCGTTATATGCACGAATATGAGGTCCCAGCCGGTGGATTTGCAGGATTCGCACTCACCGCACATGCCAATGGCGTCGCGAATAAAAATGCCATGTTTCGCAAAGCCATCAAAGCGGAAGTCTACGCCAAAGCGGAGATGGTCAGCGACCCGCTTAACATGTTCGACATGGCGCCCAATGCGGATGGCGCGGCGGCTGTTCTGCTCACCCGGCGGGAGTTGCTGCCGTCGAATTACAAAAATCCGTTAGTGAAAGTGGCTGGCTCAGGAGCATCTTCGGATACGCTGGCATTGCACGACCGAAAAGATATGTTGTTCTTTGATACGGCGCAAATCTCGGCGGGCAAAGCCATGAAGCAGGTCGGGTTGACTCTCGACGGCATTGACTTCTTCGAGTATCACGACATGTTCAGCATTTTTGCCGCCCTGCAATTGGAAGCGGTCGGGTTTGCGATCAAGGGGAGCGGCTGGAAACTCGCCGCGGACGGGTCGATCGGTCTTAAAGGCAGCATCCCCTGCGCGACGATGGGCGGAATGAAGGCGCGCGGATTCACAGGTGGAGCCGCGGGCGTGTATCAAGCTGTGGAAGCAACGATCCAGTTACGAGGTCAGGCTGAGGCGAATCAAGTCAGGGATGCGCGCTTCGGGTTGATCCAATCCCTGGGCGGACCCGCATCCACATCCGTGAGTCACATCCTGCAACGGCTGGATCAAAATTAAGGCTTATCATCCATTGCAAGGCGGATCAAAGCGGGGATGCCAATGCCAGCCAAAAGCCATGCCAAACCTGCGAACTGCGCGGGAATGAGCAGGCGGGCGTTGGAAATAAACCCATGATAAAGAAGAATGCCTTGAAGGCGAAGTTTTGCCAGCACAACGGGCGGAAGGCTCTGCGCGGAAACGAATAACGCGATCACCGAAAGGACGATGGCGCTTGCGACAGCCAGGTCTTTCCATGTAACCAGGGCTGGGCGCTTTTCGACGCGGATGCGCGCCATTAATTCGGGGGCAATGTCGCGCGGCATGGGCGCAAGCGGCTGGGACGAGAGCGCGTCTTCGATGAGCGCGTCATTTTCTAGGCGGTTATCCATGATTCCTCCAATTGGGCAAGCGACTTGCGGAGTTGTTCCTTTGCGCGGAAAATACCCGTTTTGACGGTGCCGAGCGGCAGGTTGAGGGTCGAGGCGATCTCTTCATAAGAAAGTTCATTTTGGTATCTGAGGGTAATGAGCAATTGATATTTGGCATCCAGGTTTTGAATCGCTTCGTCGAGATGCTGCCTGGTCTCGTTTGATTCAAAAACAGATGCGGGTGTATTGAAGTGCGGTTCGGGGATATCCTCCATCACGTCGTCGCCAAGGTCGTTAAGCGACCGCCGCAGGTTGGGAAGCCTGTTGTAGCAAAGGTTCGTGACGATGCGATACAGCCAGGTGCGGAATTGGGACTGCCCTTTGAAGTTGGGCAGGGCCGTCCAGGCGCGCACAAAGGCCTCCTGCGCCAGATCGAGCGCCTCGT
This portion of the Anaerolineales bacterium genome encodes:
- a CDS encoding HAD family hydrolase; the protein is MALVIFDFDGVLADTLDDLIRFGQEACNQLGVNHFVTKDDLSHLEVMSFDTFGRACDVPEHLLDEFVKISLNLFAEIESPPAIFDGLNDVIRHLSTSHKLAIVTTNTAQNVRAFLTHHGLDSLVHAVYGVDTPGSKAQKISLARKRFMEESVFMIGDSLSDVRAAKEVGVVSVAVTWGHQSLEMLQMGEPDYVVNLPHELIQTIELFNNISNE
- a CDS encoding metallophosphoesterase family protein → MRILVLSDVHGNCLALETVLADAKRKDFDHIVCNGDMVQGGAQPHETVQLLRELKCPIVMGNSDAWLLTGVETDAHLISEERRKKLNIVREWSLSKLSKEDYAFIDAFQPTVTADLENGKSLLAFHGSPASFDQILLPSTPEDEFQETLKPHADHILTGGHVHLQYTRRLRDSRNFYFNPGSVGVAYNHEQISEQKLLDPWAEYAILTFEKSITQLEFIRVNLDMEKMADIYQMSDRPFANEAMGQYTS
- a CDS encoding thiolase domain-containing protein (Catalyzes the synthesis of acetoacetyl coenzyme A from two molecules of acetyl coenzyme A. It can also act as a thiolase, catalyzing the reverse reaction and generating two-carbon units from the four-carbon product of fatty acid oxidation); translated protein: MTDVVIAGIGQTEVGEHWDIGLRDLAYAAIHDAIQDAGGLKPQSLFVGNMLAPNLSRQAHVAVLVADFAGLNGIEAVTVEAAGASGGAALRQGYLAVASGFVDVALVVGVEKFTDKVGAGVDEALATTGDADFEAVQGVTPAAQAALLMKRYMHEYEVPAGGFAGFALTAHANGVANKNAMFRKAIKAEVYAKAEMVSDPLNMFDMAPNADGAAAVLLTRRELLPSNYKNPLVKVAGSGASSDTLALHDRKDMLFFDTAQISAGKAMKQVGLTLDGIDFFEYHDMFSIFAALQLEAVGFAIKGSGWKLAADGSIGLKGSIPCATMGGMKARGFTGGAAGVYQAVEATIQLRGQAEANQVRDARFGLIQSLGGPASTSVSHILQRLDQN
- a CDS encoding hydroxymethylglutaryl-CoA synthase, whose translation is MTTPQPSPTLLKPVKPVGIVGYGAYVPRYRLPAKEVARVWTGKTGGLPIKEKAVPGLDEDVITMSIEAARNAMMRAQIDPTELRAVWVGSESHPYAVKPTSTLVAEAIGAVPNTQAADWEFACKAGTEALVAAMGLVGSGMGHYAMAIGMDTAQGKPGDALEYTAGAGGGAYIVGPAEESLAVINASYSYVTDTPDFWRREYQKYPEHGMRFTGEPAYFKHITEAATHLMEAAGTTAKHYKWAVFHQPNTKFPQRVAGQLGFSMDQIEPGLLVPIIGNTYAGAAMIGLTATLDIAQPGERILVVSFGSGAGSDAFDITVTDKVSARQNLATKTQEYIKRRTEIDYATYVRFRGKLAMK
- a CDS encoding sigma-70 family RNA polymerase sigma factor, which translates into the protein MPASEQTLVLKAQKGDPDAFAALVREHQQYVYNLALRVVKDENEALDLAQEAFVRAWTALPNFKGQSQFRTWLYRIVTNLCYNRLPNLRRSLNDLGDDVMEDIPEPHFNTPASVFESNETRQHLDEAIQNLDAKYQLLITLRYQNELSYEEIASTLNLPLGTVKTGIFRAKEQLRKSLAQLEESWITA